One window of Nymphaea colorata isolate Beijing-Zhang1983 chromosome 11, ASM883128v2, whole genome shotgun sequence genomic DNA carries:
- the LOC116264246 gene encoding probable sarcosine oxidase: MFLPGNREREREREREMADSGEQFDVVVVGAGIMGSCAAYHLSKRGLKTLLLERFSFLHHLGSSHGESRTVRVTYPEPYYPGMVAESIRLWREAESEIGFRVYTQTPQLDMGARDNPTLQSLVAVCQQNRIEHRLLSPADVAAEFGGAFHLPDGWIGVVTRDGGFVKPTKAVAMFQALALRHGAVLTDHQEVTAVARQEDGSLAVSTKTGRQFRGRKCVVTVGAWAGELAREFSGACVPVQPLHTTVCYWKIKDGESASKFLPENGFPTFACYDEPYIYGTPTADFPGLLKIAIHGGQPCDPNRRDWSTNLELLRHAASPWIRARFEGAVEAQEPVLVQGCMYSMTPDEDFVVDFLGGELGKDVAIACGFSGHGFKMGPVMGRILADLVTTGEAQGVDLSHFRLGRFKDNPKGNSKEYGDQVSSYSQAS; encoded by the coding sequence ATGTTTCTTCCCGGGAaccgagaaagagagagggagagggagagggagatggcgGATTCCGGCGAGCAGTTCGACGTGGTAGTCGTCGGAGCAGGAATAATGGGAAGCTGCGCCGCTTACCACCTGTCGAAGCGAGGCCTCAAGACCCTTCTCCTCGAGCGCTTCAGCTTCCTCCACCACCTCGGCTCCTCCCACGGCGAGTCCCGCACCGTCCGCGTCACCTACCCGGAGCCCTACTACCCCGGGATGGTCGCCGAGTCGATCCGCCTCTGGCGTGAGGCCGAGTCGGAGATCGGTTTCCGCGTCTATACCCAGACGCCCCAACTCGACATGGGTGCCCGCGACAACCCGACCCTCCAGTCCCTCGTCGCCGTCTGCCAGCAGAACCGGATCGAGCACCGGCTCCTCAGCCCCGCCGACGTCGCCGCGGAGTTCGGCGGAGCGTTCCACCTCCCGGACGGCTGGATCGGCGTTGTGACCCGGGATGGAGGCTTCGTCAAGCCCACCAAGGCCGTGGCCATGTTCCAGGCCCTCGCCCTCCGCCACGGCGCGGTTCTGACGGACCACCAAGAGGTCACAGCCGTCGCCAGGCAAGAGGACGGCAGTCTCGCGGTCTCCACGAAGACCGGCCGGCAGTTCCGCGGGAGGAAGTGCGTCGTGACCGTCGGCGCGTGGGCCGGCGAGCTGGCGCGAGAGTTCTCTGGGGCTTGCGTGCCCGTGCAGCCGCTGCACACTACCGTCTGCTACTGGAAGATCAAGGACGGCGAATCCGCCTCCAAGTTCTTGCCTGAGAACGGTTTCCCGACGTTCGCTTGCTACGATGAGCCGTACATCTACGGCACCCCCACGGCGGACTTCCCAGGGCTACTCAAAATTGCCATCCACGGCGGCCAGCCGTGCGACCCCAACCGGCGGGATTGGTCCACGAACTTGGAGCTGCTTCGGCATGCGGCGTCGCCGTGGATTCGGGCACGGTTTGAGGGTGCAGTGGAGGCCCAAGAGCCGGTGTTGGTGCAGGGCTGCATGTACTCCATGACGCCGGACGAGGACTTCGTGGTCGACTTCCTCGGCGGCGAGCTCGGAAAGGACGTGGCCATCGCTTGTGGGTTTTCCGGTCACGGGTTCAAGATGGGTCCTGTGATGGGGAGGATTCTAGCGGACCTAGTCACGACTGGCGAAGCCCAAGGAGTTGACCTCAGCCATTTCAGGTTGGGTAGATTCAAGGACAACCCCAAAGGCAACTCCAAAGAATATGGGGACCAAGTTTCATCTTATTCTCAGGCATCGTAA
- the LOC116263987 gene encoding DNA ligase 4, with amino-acid sequence MSDETVKFSVLCSMFQAMVRAKSPVMKRKHFRTFLDHVYRTREYFSAIRLVLPALDRERGTYGLKESTLATCLIDALGMSRESPDADRLINWRKGGARVGANVGNFALVAFEILQARQGVASAGITIKELNDLLDRLASAEKREEKTAVLSELIKKTNAQEMKWILMIILKDLKLGVSEKNVFHEFHPDAEDLFNVTCDLKLVCEKLKDRTQRNKRQDIEVGKAVRPQLALRVSDVNTAWKKLHGKQVVAECKFDGDRIQIHKNGSEIHFFSRNFLDHSEYGHGMSEAIENNIVADRVILDGEMLVWDTTSGRFAEFGSNQEIAKACRDGLESDRQLCYVAFDILYVGDTSVIHQSLKERHELLRNVVKPIKGRLEILVPDGGLNANRPSGEPCWSLLVYSVGEVEKFFKETIENRDEGIVLKDLGSKWEPSDRSGKWLKLKPDYIHAEADLDVLIIGGYFGSGRRGGEVGQFLVGLAERSTSSGHPTRFFSFCRVGSGLSDDELDVLISKLKPYFRRNENSKAVPNFYIVTNNAKERPDVWIDNPEKSIILSITSDIRTIKSEVFASPYSLRFPRIQRVRYDKPWYECLDVQSFVDLVHSSNGNTQHGMHVGTDHITKERSSSSKRQKRTLAVPSQFIQTDVSDIKEQSLVFTNMMFYFVNIPPTYSLDFFHKLVVENGGSFSMNLNDSVTHCIAAERKGIKYQAAACRGDVIHYSWVLDCCSQKRLLHLQPKYLLFLSDSSKEKLQTEVDTLGDSYFLDLDVRDITQLFDNMHKVEYSSSSNYYKKKYFPTGKWSLFWDCCIYFCQPLQSVDLDMKVLSEIVLRRLKLEVSICGGKISSNIADATHLVVVSCDEFHMDFDKILESFPASMAPILRSERLHVLGGKWLEDSLLGHKKVEEQAYNLRPKSMELSGSDLLLPATDDNEAVALASHAQEGPKRRELVQLPHKRRVKPTGRGKQSVKIRTGEQEGSGLDGDVRVQGLDKGKEPLHDKLAGTQATLPSNHVRTGTKRRLVQVSRKRRAAKPAQLGFEPANISTSEEEGSPGSDGARTKGLAQGEKVINDDNMNRANMDAVEHAQLDVAGVPTELKQEAEGSIDAERAKLEGKSPEKNPIFEEEKGPVIHRTEVMSDPLHAMLLDMIPGLRTKNDDGKSLAQVRETHEATNSEAPAKKKKVSYRDMVGALLKD; translated from the exons ATGTCGGACGAGACTGTGAAGTTTAGCGTCCTATGCAGCATGTTCCAGGCGATGGTGAGGGCCAAGTCTCCGGTCATGAAGCGAAAGCATTTCCGGACGTTCCTCGATCACGTCTACCGGACACGGGAGTACTTCAGCGCCATCAGGCTGGTCCTGCCGGCGCTCGACAGGGAGAGGGGGACGTACGGGCTCAAGGAATCGACGCTGGCGACGTGCTTGATCGACGCGCTCGGGATGTCGCGCGAGTCGCCGGACGCTGACCGGCTCATCAACTGGCGAAAAGGAGGTGCCAGGGTCGGCGCTAACGTCGGGAATTTCGCTCTGGTGGCTTTTGAG ATTCTACAAGCCAGACAAGGGGTAGCTTCTGCAGGGATTACCATTAAGGAGTTAAATGACTTGCTCGATCGTTTGGCCTCTGCTGAGAAGCG GGAAGAGAAGACTGCTGTCCTCTCTGAGCTCATTAAGAAAACGAATGCTCAAGAAATGAAGTGGATTTTAATGATTATACTTAAAG ACCTGAAGTTGGGAGTCAGTGAAAAAAACGTCTTTCATGAGTTCCACCCAGATGCTGAAGACCTGTTTAATGTCACGTGTGATTTGAAGTTAGTGTGTGAGAAACTGAAAGATCGGACTCAGAGGAACAAAAGACAG GACATTGAGGTTGGAAAGGCAGTTCGTCCTCAACTGGCATTGCGAGTTAGTGATGTGAATACTGCATGGAAGAAG CTGCATGGTAAACAAGTGGTTGCAGAATGCAAGTTCGATGGTGATCGTATTCAAATTCACAAGAATGGATCAGAGATACACTTCTTCTCAAG GAATTTCCTTGACCACTCTGAATATGGACATGGAATGTCAGAGGCTATTGAGAATAACATTGTGGCTGATAG AGTCATTCTTGATGGTGAAATGTTAGTCTGGGACACTACAAGTGGACGATTTGCAGAGTTTGGTTCCAACCAGGAAATTG CCAAGGCATGCAGAGATGGATTAGAAAGTGATAGGCAG CTTTGCT ATGTTGCCTTTGATATTCTTTATGTGGGAGACACCAGTGTAATCCATCAAAGCCTCAAAGAACGACATGAACTTCTTCGTAATGTAGTGAAACCAATTAAGGGACGGCTTGAAATTTTGGTGCCGGATGGAGGCCTTAATGCTAATCGTCCTTCTG GTGAACCTTGTTGGTCTCTTCTTGTATACAGTGTGGGGGAAGTTGAAAAGTTTTTCAAGGAAACCATTGAGAACAG AGATGAAGGAATTGTGCTGAAAGATCTTGGTTCGAAATGGGAACCAAGTGATCGTAGCGGCAAGTGGTTGAAGTTAAAGCCTGATTACATTCATGCTGAGGCAGACTTAGATGTGTTGATCATAG GTGGATACTTTGGCTCAGGACGTCGAGGTggtgag GTTGGCCAGTTTTTGGTTGGACTTGCAGAAAGATCAACTTCAAGTGGCCATCCCACACG GTTCTTCTCATTCTGCAGAGTTGGTTCTGGACTTTCAGATGATGAGCTTGATGTTCTCATATCAAAGCTGAAGCCTTATTTCAG GAGAAATGAGAATTCGAAGGCGGTCCCAAACTTCTATATAGTTACAAACAATGCAAAGGAGAGACCAGATGTTTGGATAGATAATCCTGAAAA ATCAATTATACTTTCTATTACTAGTGATATTCGAACTATTAAGTCTGAG GTATTTGCTTCACCATACAGTTTGAGGTTCCCTCGTATACAGAGGGTACGATATGACAAGCCTTGGTATGAGTGCCTTGATGTGCAAT CATTTGTGGACTTGGTTCATTCCAGTAATGGCAACACTCAGCATGGAATGCATGTTGGGACAGACCatataacaaaagaaagaagttcCTCATCAAAGAGACAGAAAAGAACTCTTGCTGTTCCTTCTCAGTTCATTCAGACTGATGTCTCTGATATTAAGGAGCAGAGTTTGGTGTTCACAAACATGATGTTTT ACTTTGTTAATATTCCACCTACATATTCTCTGGATTTCTTTCATAAGCTTGTGGTTGAGAATGGTGGTTCTTTCTCAATGAACTTAAATGATTCAGTCACTCACTGCATAGCAGCAGAAAGAAAAG GGATCAAATATCAAGCTGCTGCCTGCCGTGGAGATGTTATCCATTACTCGTGGGTCTTAGATTGTTGCTCACAGAAACGCTTGTTACACTTGCAACCAAA GTACCTGCTGTTTCTTTCTGACTCCTCCAAAGAGAAGTTGCAAACAGAGGTTGACACACTGGGTGACTCgtactttttggatcttgatgttAGAGATATTACACAG CTATTTGACAACATGCACAAAGTTGAATATTCTAGCTCCAGTAATTactataagaaaaaatattttcccaCTGGAAAATGGTCTTTGTTCTGGGACTGCTGTATTTACTTCTGCCAGCCGTTGCAGTCTGT GGACTTGGATATGAAGGTTCTGTCAGAGATTGTCTTGAGAAGGCTGAAGCTTGAAGTCTCCATTTGTGGTGGCAAAATTAGCAGCAATATTGCTGATGCTACCCATTTAGTGGTAGTGTCGTGCGACGAGTTTCACATGGATTTTGATAAAATATTGGAGAG CTTTCCTGCTTCCATGGCTCCTATTCTCCGAAGTGAACGGTTGCATGTTCTGGGCGGCAAATGGTTGGAAGATTCCCTTCTGGGCCATAAAAAGGTGGAAGAGCAAGCATACAACTTACGTCCAAAATCCATGGAACTAAG TGGATCGGACTTGTTGCTACCTGCTACTGATGATAATGAGGCTGTGGCTTTGGCATCTCATGCCCAGGAGGGACCAAAAAGAAGGGAACTTGTCCAGTTGCCTCACAAAAGAAGAGTTAAACCTACTGGGCGAGGGAAACAGTCAGTTAAGATTAGGACAGGTGAACAGGAAGGCAGTGGTTTAGATGGAGATGTCAGAGTACAAGGCCTGGATAAAGGAAAGGAGCCGCTTCATGATAAGCTTGCTGGTACTCAGGCCACTCTTCCTTCCAACCATGTGAGGACAGGGACAAAGAGAAGATTAGTGCAGGTTTCccgaaaaagaagagcagcAAAACCTGCTCAGCTGGGATTTGAGCCAGCCAATATCAgtacaagtgaagaagaaggcagCCCTGGTTCAGATGGTGCAAGGACAAAAGGTTTGGCTCAAGGAGAAAAGGTAATAAACGATGATAATATGAACAGAGCAAACATGGATGCAGTAGAACATGCTCAGTTAGATGTAGCTGGAGTACCCACAGAGTTAAAACAAGAGGCGGAAGGATCAATAGATGCAGAACGTGCAAAGTTAGAAGGAAAAAGCCCAGAGAAGAATCCTATTTTTGAAGAGGAGAAAGGACCAGTTATACACAGGACAGAAGTAATGAGTGATCCTTTGCATGCTATGCTGTTAGATATGATCCCAGGTCTTCGCACCAAGAATGATGATGGGAAAAGCTTAGCTCAGGTAAGAGAGACTCATGAAGCAACAAATAGCGAAGCTCcggcaaagaagaagaaagtgagTTACAGGGATATGGTTGGAGCACTTCTCAAAGATTGA
- the LOC116264247 gene encoding uncharacterized protein LOC116264247, translating into MDSLLANYASSDDEDEQPEGGTLRPSFRPPNSAPPPLPEPFSATSSSLFTSLPPPKSSSSLFTSFPPPKTSSSLPPPKSSSSLFTSLPPPKTSKSSSSGPAPKKVIQFRPPIDPDLLKRGFDDDDDDDEDERQSKIPRKKEADSSSNISSFSNLSALLPPPKQSLGTSSFSRRSVIETDRSEDRVEERASSNAEASLNGDVPLQDSYPEHGVEYPNWGYGGDACGMDGDAGGMSGDVSQYQGNYGEYGTQQYWDGNSGYGNWADGSSSIGDQSESLVASINEMERKRGRNEIPANVIEVKQDQLMSNRPRQDQVKLTGIAFGPSHQPVSTGLKPSKLHRRKHQIQSLYYDMKQKETELAERRAKGLLTKAQTQAKYGW; encoded by the exons ATGGATTCGTTGTTGGCCAACTATGCTTCTTCggatgatgaagatgaacagCCGGAGGGAGGAACCTTAAGACCTTCCTTTCGTCCTCCCAATTCTGCACCACCTCCCCTGCCGGAACCCTTCTCTGCAA CTTCCTCTTCCCTCTTCACGTCCCTTCCCCCTCCCAAGTCTTCTTCGTCTCTCTTCACCTCTTTTCCTCCTCCCAAGACAAGCTCatcccttcctcctcccaagTCTTCTTCGTCTCTCTTCACCTCTCTCCCGCCTCCCAAGACAAGCAAGAGCTCTTCTTCGGGCCCTGCCCCCAAGAAGGTGATCCAGTTCAGGCCTCCCATTGACCCCGATTTGTTGAAACGAGGATTTGACGAcgatgacgacgacgacgaaGATGAGCGACAATCGAAGATACCCAGAAAAAAAGAGGCGGATTCGAGCTCAAATATATCTTCTTTCTCGAACCTCAGCGCGCTTCTTCCCCCACCCAAGCAGTCCCTCGGGACGTCTTCATTTTCACGAAGATCAGTTATAGAAACCGACCGCAGTGAGGATCGAGTCGAGGAGAGGGCTTCTTCGAATGCGGAGGCTTCTTTGAATGGGGACGTTCCCTTGCAGGATTCATATCCGGAACATGGGGTTGAGTACCCTAATTGGGGTTATGGCGGTGATGCCTGCGGGATGGATGGTGATGCTGGCGGGATGAGTGGCGATGTATCGCAGTACCAGGGGAATTATGGAGAGTATGGTACTCAGCAGTACTGGGACGGTAACAGTGGGTACGGGAATTGGGCTGACGGGTCTTCATCCATAGGAGATCAATCGGAATCCTTGGTTGCGAGTATCAAtgagatggagagaaagagaggaaggaaTGAGATCCCCGCCAACGTAATTGAGGTGAAACAGGACCAATTGATGAGTAACAGGCCTAGACAGGACCAGGTCAAATTGACGGGGATTGCTTTCGGGCCCAGTCATCAG CCTGTCTCTACAGGTTTGAAGCCTTCGAAATTGCATAGGAGGAAACACCAAATACAGTCACTGTACTACGATATGAAGCAGAAAGAGACGGAACTTGCAGAACGGCGAGCCAAGGGTCTTCTTACTAAAGCACAAACACAGGCCAAATATGGGTGGTGA